Below is a window of Phoenix dactylifera cultivar Barhee BC4 chromosome 7, palm_55x_up_171113_PBpolish2nd_filt_p, whole genome shotgun sequence DNA.
CTCCCTCAAGATCTTCTCCACCTCATCGAATTCGGCAGTTCTGCATAGGGCCTCGACCAACACGCTGTAAGTCACCACGTCCGGCCGACAGCCAAGGGTTTCCATAGTGCCCATCAACCTCTTGGCTTCTTCGATCCTTCCCGCCGAGCAATACCCATGAACGATACAAGTATAAGCTTCAACAGTCGGCAGCAACCTTGCTTCAAGCATCTGATCCAAAACACCCCACGCTTCCTCAATCCTCCCGGCGCGGCAGAGGCCGGCGATCAGGGTCAAGTAGGTGACTCTGTCGGGGTGTCGGCCGGATCGAACCATGGATTGGATGATATCATAAGCTGAATCGATGAGAGAGGGGTGTAAAGATCGCGACTTTATGAGAATTGTATAGGAGGAAGTGGTCGGGGCGATTCCGGACGAGACCATCTCCTCGAAGGCGGCCTCGGCCTCGGCGTGGCGGTTGGCGACGACGAGGGAGTTGATGAGGGTGTTGTAGCAGAGAGCGTTGCGAGTCGGGCGGAAGAGCTGGAGCTCGCGGAAGAGGCGGAGGACCTCGTCGGCGTCGCCGCAGCGGGAGAAGGACTTCATCAAGACGTTGTAGGAGGCGGGGAGGGAGCGACGGGGTCCGACGCCAGGAGGGGGGAGGAGACCTTGGGGGCGTTTGGAGAACTCGGCGACGGCGGCGCAGAAGGTGGAGAGCTTGGTGTCGGAGGAGGAGGATTCCGGATAGGAGTTCGCGGTGGAGGGAGTGATGGGGGGTGGCGGGCGGCAGCGGGTTGGGAATAGTTCGGCGGTCCTCCGGCTAGCGATTCGGGCGGCGGCCGCCGAGGGTGGAGGGCAAGGGGAAACGGAAATCCAGGGCATGGAAAACGAAAGGAGGTCAAGGCGGCGGAAGGAGACATACAATTTTTTCTTATTGCTAAAGGTTCGGTCGGGGCTAAAGCTTCCTCCTGCGACATCTTATatagcttcctcctccttctttatAGAGTGTTTGAATCGAGAGGTATGGAGAGTAAAGAAGAGAAATTCAAGACACAAAtagaataaaaaagaaacaaaggggAGAGATTTACCCTCCCCTCTGTTAATCATTGATGCGATGAATAACTTCATTCATGACTCTCTGATAAGGATTATTAAAagtacataaaattcaaaaaaaatagtaatagtAATTTGATGATAGAGTGATATAAATGCCATCGATGGACTCGGATTCTTGTAATCAAATGATCAGATCCTTGGTCTTACCATGTCATGTTTAATTATGGTACACGCTTTTTTAAGGGACTTCATGGGAGTATAAACATATATAAGGGGGATAACATTGTTATTGTTTGAATATAAAATATGGCAATACAAAATTGATTGTGTTATGAAAATTTGTTCTCCATGAGTTCGTAATTATTTTGGCTGTCACTATATTTTGTGTACGAGCG
It encodes the following:
- the LOC103702386 gene encoding pentatricopeptide repeat-containing protein At5g64320, mitochondrial-like, which translates into the protein MPWISVSPCPPPSAAAARIASRRTAELFPTRCRPPPPITPSTANSYPESSSSDTKLSTFCAAVAEFSKRPQGLLPPPGVGPRRSLPASYNVLMKSFSRCGDADEVLRLFRELQLFRPTRNALCYNTLINSLVVANRHAEAEAAFEEMVSSGIAPTTSSYTILIKSRSLHPSLIDSAYDIIQSMVRSGRHPDRVTYLTLIAGLCRAGRIEEAWGVLDQMLEARLLPTVEAYTCIVHGYCSAGRIEEAKRLMGTMETLGCRPDVVTYSVLVEALCRTAEFDEVEKILRESASMGWKPNAITYNIYMNGLCKVGKVDEAFQLFEVMRQSGLCPDAITLNILFDCLCRDSKVWEAKSLLERNAELEWDVDIFFYNTLMSRLCEIGEWISVLKLLTDMVKKGVGPDACTFTIVIRSLCRAGKLRKAKCIMSSRGFVADVVAYNTLLHGFYMAGEFSEVRRLYANMVVEDIVPNKFTYSIMIDSFCQEGKFLEAIDFLLGSLKDGFLSVLVVRLNNWLIKGGKLREILKLLEEITERGSVPDVCIFNALISAFCREGYCQSVDVYKVCLILDKMLGVK